AGCACGTGACCTACGTCGAACTCGGCTACCTGGGCGACACGTTCGGGCGGCCCGCCGCGCCGGGCCGCCCCTGGTACGGGCCCGTCGGTGACGACAACGGCGACATGTGGGCGACCGGCGAGGAGTCCCGGGCGGACATCGTCGACCGCTACCGGCAGGCGTGGCCGCACGCCGACGCCACCGTCGCGGCACTGCCCCCGGACACGGTCGGCAGGGTGCCGTGGTGGCAGGACGGCAAGGACGAGATCACCCTGCACCACGCGTTGGTCCGGGTCCTCGCCGACACCCAGCGGCACGCGGGCCAGGCCGACATCCTCCGCGAACAGCTCGACGG
The sequence above is drawn from the Streptomyces sp. SLBN-31 genome and encodes:
- a CDS encoding DinB family protein yields the protein MTTTLPPGPRADLLRYLQDARDALLWKLEGLSEYDVRRPLTPTGTNLLGLVKHVTYVELGYLGDTFGRPAAPGRPWYGPVGDDNGDMWATGEESRADIVDRYRQAWPHADATVAALPPDTVGRVPWWQDGKDEITLHHALVRVLADTQRHAGQADILREQLDGSAGWLQDSTNLPSNDPAWWQDYRDRLERTAREAADKA